The Candidatus Acidiferrales bacterium genome has a segment encoding these proteins:
- a CDS encoding HDOD domain-containing protein has protein sequence MTDKLSSIRELPTFPTTALEVMRLASDAETSAAELSRIVSRDPALSARILRVANSPYYGFAKKISTIEWAIVALGFETLRETVLSLTLIDLFRGAAMKNFDPRKFWKHAVDTACAARSLAKEMKNRVPGEAYAAGLLHDIGVLVLYRFFPDDFAEIQKLVGRDAMTLSQAELVVVGTSHADIGAWLAEKWNFPLNFVEAIRYHHAPGSAQINPELTAIVHVANQIACSDGYSCSDDPSKFDPAAVQIVGIDKLGVSVASLADKYINDDSSLAVSIKVPIMDYALGDDGHDGKRKHKRSLTEDTTEETLRNFFKAAIKLLPTTERLVLTLKLFEGLDMKQVAIVLGYDEARVAEYYKNAVSVLQQMAERAILTNRLDQWKTRY, from the coding sequence TTGACTGACAAATTATCATCGATAAGAGAGCTCCCCACCTTTCCGACTACGGCGTTGGAAGTGATGAGGCTCGCAAGCGACGCGGAAACGAGCGCAGCAGAACTTTCTCGAATAGTTTCAAGAGATCCTGCGCTTTCGGCGAGAATACTTCGAGTTGCAAACTCGCCGTATTACGGCTTTGCTAAGAAGATTTCGACGATCGAATGGGCAATAGTAGCCCTTGGTTTCGAGACGCTTCGCGAGACCGTGCTGTCCCTGACCTTGATCGATCTCTTCAGAGGCGCGGCAATGAAAAACTTCGATCCGCGAAAATTCTGGAAACATGCAGTCGATACCGCATGCGCAGCGAGGTCGCTCGCGAAGGAAATGAAGAATAGAGTTCCCGGCGAGGCTTATGCTGCCGGTTTGCTCCATGATATCGGAGTCCTTGTCCTGTATAGGTTTTTCCCGGACGATTTCGCCGAAATTCAAAAATTGGTCGGTCGTGACGCCATGACACTTTCTCAGGCAGAGCTCGTGGTGGTCGGAACATCTCATGCCGACATCGGAGCATGGCTTGCAGAAAAATGGAATTTTCCTCTGAATTTTGTTGAGGCGATACGATATCATCATGCGCCGGGCTCTGCCCAAATCAATCCCGAGTTGACCGCGATAGTCCATGTGGCAAATCAGATTGCTTGCTCAGATGGTTATTCATGCTCTGATGATCCGTCAAAATTTGATCCTGCCGCGGTCCAAATAGTGGGCATCGACAAGCTTGGAGTCTCGGTCGCCTCGCTCGCCGATAAGTATATAAATGATGACTCTTCTTTGGCTGTGAGTATCAAAGTTCCAATCATGGACTATGCTCTTGGAGATGACGGCCATGACGGGAAAAGAAAGCATAAGAGATCTCTAACGGAAGACACGACCGAAGAGACACTCCGGAATTTTTTCAAGGCGGCGATTAAGCTCCTCCCGACGACCGAGAGACTCGTGCTGACTTTGAAGCTCTTTGAAGGCTTGGATATGAAGCAGGTTGCAATAGTGCTGGGGTATGATGAGGCAAGAGTTGCGGAGTATTACAAGAACGCCGTTTCGGTTCTTCAACAAATGGCAGAACGTGCGATACTTACAAACAGGTTGGACCAATGGAAAACGAGATACTAA
- the flhF gene encoding flagellar biosynthesis protein FlhF, translating to MRIKKFFGITAKEAADKMRAEFGEEAIILNTRRLAKGGLLGVGGGEYFEVTAAFDEGLTPESPVKSKPVPADAREEVLNGLRQLTSQFEGKRKSDINTPRGQEKRAVRESGRTMAGVGGEMLKQELNDVKSALGELAQHIKHSKMPILPETLKNVYTTLVESEVEEDIALEVVQICNHKLNGNELDNQSTVDTFIYNSITQRIMESPVRRLDRKGYIVALVGPTGVGKTTTVAKLASINKLVKGEKVALITADTYRIGAIDQLKAFADIASIPMSVVYTPDEMILAIRKFSGFDTIYIDTVGRSQRSADKILELGRFMDAADPNEVHLVMSANFSLSVTRDVYKKFKGLKPNRLLITKIDEAVSFGTILSLARDSRLPFSFMTNGQNVPDDIEPVSAKKLAGMIYRTGVSGVSALALLGETHA from the coding sequence ATGAGAATAAAGAAATTTTTTGGAATAACGGCAAAGGAAGCGGCCGACAAGATGCGCGCCGAATTTGGAGAAGAGGCAATTATTTTGAACACGCGGAGACTCGCCAAAGGTGGGTTACTCGGTGTCGGCGGCGGCGAATATTTCGAGGTGACTGCCGCATTTGACGAAGGACTGACGCCGGAGTCTCCCGTAAAATCGAAGCCTGTTCCTGCTGATGCTCGCGAAGAGGTGTTGAACGGGCTGCGCCAGCTTACATCGCAATTCGAAGGGAAAAGGAAAAGTGATATCAATACCCCGAGAGGACAGGAGAAGCGCGCTGTTCGGGAAAGCGGCAGGACAATGGCAGGCGTCGGCGGTGAGATGCTTAAGCAAGAGCTCAACGATGTTAAGAGCGCGCTCGGTGAATTGGCACAGCATATCAAACACTCGAAGATGCCGATACTTCCGGAGACCTTGAAAAATGTTTATACAACGCTTGTCGAAAGCGAAGTCGAGGAAGATATCGCGCTCGAAGTTGTCCAAATCTGTAACCACAAGCTCAACGGGAACGAGCTGGACAATCAGTCCACGGTGGATACTTTTATCTATAATTCAATAACGCAGCGCATCATGGAGTCTCCGGTCCGGAGGCTCGACAGGAAGGGATATATCGTGGCACTGGTCGGACCGACAGGAGTCGGCAAAACCACGACCGTCGCGAAACTCGCTTCGATCAATAAATTAGTCAAAGGCGAAAAAGTAGCTTTGATAACTGCAGACACGTACAGGATCGGCGCGATCGACCAACTGAAGGCATTCGCAGACATCGCTTCGATTCCAATGTCGGTTGTTTATACGCCTGATGAAATGATCCTGGCTATAAGAAAATTTTCAGGATTCGACACCATTTATATAGACACGGTTGGGAGAAGCCAGCGAAGTGCAGACAAGATCCTCGAGCTGGGCCGCTTCATGGATGCCGCGGATCCAAATGAAGTACACCTTGTGATGAGTGCAAACTTTTCGTTGTCGGTTACACGGGATGTCTACAAAAAATTCAAGGGCTTGAAGCCGAACAGGCTGCTGATCACAAAAATCGACGAAGCGGTCTCATTTGGAACGATTCTCAGCCTGGCACGAGATTCAAGACTTCCGTTCTCATTCATGACTAACGGTCAAAACGTCCCCGACGATATCGAGCCTGTGTCGGCGAAGAAACTTGCAGGGATGATTTATCGTACCGGTGTCTCCGGCGTGTCAGCATTGGCACTCTTGGGAGAGACGCATGCTTGA
- the flgF gene encoding flagellar basal-body rod protein FlgF, whose protein sequence is MIKGIYTSALGLLPLQKKLEVIANNLANVNTTAFKRDDAFANELISAKTLLHNGTTDPVEKDVDEQTTTDFSQGTLRETGNTLDVAIDGQGFFAVETNDGVKLTRDGSFTISTDGTLVTRNGDAVMGTGGSIKIDDIQDLQKSQLVIERDGVVKAGNKIYGQIQIVSPENLNQLSKSGENSYTFKTDSALKQIDPSAYTVRQGFLEGSNVNPIDEMVAMIQIQQNFEAGQKAIQSQDTSLGQSNDVGKI, encoded by the coding sequence ATGATCAAAGGAATTTACACGAGCGCGCTTGGACTGCTGCCGCTTCAAAAGAAACTTGAAGTGATTGCAAACAATCTTGCCAACGTGAACACGACGGCGTTCAAAAGGGACGACGCCTTTGCAAACGAGTTGATCTCTGCAAAGACTCTCCTGCATAATGGTACAACCGATCCCGTTGAGAAAGACGTCGATGAACAAACCACCACTGATTTTTCGCAGGGCACGCTTCGCGAGACAGGCAATACTCTAGATGTAGCAATTGACGGTCAGGGTTTTTTTGCGGTAGAAACAAATGATGGAGTAAAGCTCACGCGTGACGGTTCGTTTACGATCTCGACCGATGGAACTCTTGTTACAAGAAATGGCGATGCCGTCATGGGAACCGGCGGATCGATCAAAATTGACGACATACAGGATCTGCAAAAGAGCCAGCTCGTAATTGAGCGCGACGGAGTGGTCAAGGCAGGGAACAAAATCTATGGACAAATTCAAATTGTGTCTCCTGAGAATTTGAATCAGCTTTCGAAATCCGGAGAAAATTCGTACACGTTCAAGACCGATAGTGCCTTAAAGCAAATCGATCCGTCAGCATATACGGTCAGGCAGGGATTTTTAGAAGGCTCGAATGTCAACCCGATCGATGAAATGGTCGCGATGATCCAGATTCAACAGAATTTCGAAGCCGGCCAGAAGGCAATCCAAAGTCAGGATACATCGCTCGGGCAATCGAACGATGTCGGCAAGATATAG
- a CDS encoding P-loop NTPase produces MLDQAVKLREVVSAQTKVLPIGKLPYKVAVVSGKGGVGKSNIVLNLGMALARGGARVLLVDGNVNLSNLDILCAASPKYRLLDVVDGTAQLKDAVAEISPNVFLLAGSSDGRLKKLSSGDAAVLFREVGLMEPVFQYALIDTAGGIVQESISLALLSDEVFVVATPEPTAVMDAYVLVKVLKRINSNADLKLLINMAKSAEEAEEVKAKFDLVSEHFLNLKVDYAGFIPSDQAIEQAVSVQSPLLQEFPDSLSSSAIKLIADGILARRESESSGRKE; encoded by the coding sequence ATGCTTGACCAGGCTGTAAAACTAAGGGAAGTTGTAAGCGCGCAGACGAAAGTCTTGCCTATCGGCAAATTGCCGTACAAGGTTGCGGTCGTCAGCGGAAAGGGGGGGGTTGGAAAAAGCAACATCGTTCTCAATCTCGGAATGGCGTTAGCCCGCGGCGGGGCGCGGGTCCTGTTAGTCGATGGCAACGTGAACTTGTCGAACCTGGACATTCTTTGCGCCGCCTCTCCCAAATATCGTCTCCTTGATGTCGTTGACGGCACAGCGCAGCTCAAAGATGCTGTTGCAGAAATATCACCTAACGTGTTTCTCCTTGCGGGATCCTCCGATGGGAGATTGAAAAAATTGAGCTCGGGTGATGCTGCTGTTCTTTTCAGGGAAGTTGGACTAATGGAGCCGGTGTTCCAGTATGCCTTGATCGATACGGCGGGTGGAATTGTGCAGGAATCCATTTCGCTTGCCCTGTTGTCCGATGAAGTGTTTGTGGTTGCGACGCCTGAACCGACGGCTGTAATGGATGCTTATGTCCTCGTGAAAGTGCTGAAGCGGATCAATTCCAACGCAGACTTGAAGCTACTCATCAATATGGCGAAAAGCGCCGAGGAAGCCGAAGAAGTGAAAGCGAAATTCGACCTCGTGAGCGAACATTTCCTCAATCTTAAGGTCGATTACGCAGGCTTCATTCCTTCAGATCAGGCCATTGAGCAAGCCGTGAGCGTTCAATCGCCACTGTTGCAGGAATTTCCTGATTCCCTGTCATCCAGCGCAATCAAATTGATCGCAGACGGAATCCTGGCAAGGCGAGAATCTGAATCCAGCGGAAGGAAAGAGTGA
- a CDS encoding FliA/WhiG family RNA polymerase sigma factor has translation MTTQAKTQDVESLWQRYSKRKTASIKKELVLFYMYLVKFAARGISLPPRCVFNNDDLMSIGIIGLSEAIERFDPYRGVKFETYASQRIRGIMLDEIRKVDWLPRSIRDKYKKAWKSLSELDMDRIDGEQYAQAINMTVREFDRIKGYLANSEAVSLTKSIGDDMTLEDVVSGDSEVVEQYEDDETKEQLVEILKQLPERERMVMTLYYYEEITFKEIGKILGISESRVSQIHSEVLDKVKDLFRKAVEL, from the coding sequence ATGACTACGCAGGCAAAGACGCAGGATGTTGAGTCTCTTTGGCAGAGATATTCAAAGCGCAAGACCGCCTCGATAAAAAAAGAGCTTGTGCTCTTTTATATGTATCTCGTAAAATTCGCCGCAAGGGGAATAAGCCTTCCTCCGCGATGCGTATTCAATAATGACGATCTTATGAGCATTGGGATCATCGGACTCAGCGAAGCGATCGAGAGATTCGACCCCTACCGTGGAGTGAAGTTTGAAACGTACGCCTCACAGCGAATCCGTGGGATCATGCTGGATGAGATAAGGAAAGTCGACTGGCTCCCGCGGTCGATCCGTGACAAATATAAGAAGGCCTGGAAATCGCTGAGCGAGCTTGACATGGATAGAATCGACGGCGAGCAGTATGCCCAGGCCATTAACATGACGGTCAGAGAGTTTGATCGGATAAAAGGTTACCTTGCGAATTCGGAAGCGGTATCACTCACGAAGAGCATCGGAGACGACATGACTCTTGAAGATGTGGTAAGCGGTGACAGCGAAGTCGTCGAACAATATGAAGACGACGAAACGAAAGAGCAGCTTGTCGAGATATTGAAGCAGCTTCCTGAGAGAGAGCGTATGGTGATGACTCTTTACTATTACGAAGAAATCACTTTCAAAGAAATCGGAAAAATCCTAGGCATAAGCGAATCGAGAGTCTCTCAAATCCATTCCGAAGTTCTCGATAAAGTCAAGGATCTCTTCAGAAAGGCAGTCGAACTATGA
- a CDS encoding ATP-binding protein gives MKKEVVEQECVKTSVTDAVEVVERFMETRESYVRALETAVQALKNKIDFHEKTESTIKQSIDELLAVQRLGNIISTSSDSVSVFDSLLDLTRQVIPVEESMIFEVGNSRSRVNPFLQICTEYMMKSCQHLLEEGILDWVIEQKKTTVVPDLNSSVGEIGERNFVVVPLVLRSEAIGVYVIHTERVSKALSEHDLALLGVLANQAAVAIENLRNVEKLRNAADELKKSQSQMVHAAKLASLGELAGGVAHEINNPLQILLGHVALLSQGKDVEHRIEIIRNQVQRIAQITRQLVSFSRSVPDELDHEPLNVNWAIDEIIALVDYQFKNRGIEFDLRYSDDLPPLDSNKNYLQQGFLNLLLNAKDAMPNGGKMLISTEYHDGKIFIRFSDTGVGIKKENMAKIFEPFFTTKEPGKGTGLGLSITRGIIRKLSGEIKVDSVEGRGTTFTIFIPVKKSLETTNGGNR, from the coding sequence ATGAAAAAAGAAGTTGTTGAACAGGAATGTGTGAAGACGAGCGTCACTGATGCCGTCGAAGTCGTCGAGCGGTTCATGGAAACGCGCGAAAGTTATGTCCGCGCACTGGAAACTGCCGTTCAGGCATTAAAAAACAAAATCGACTTTCATGAAAAAACGGAAAGCACGATAAAGCAATCGATCGATGAATTGCTGGCTGTCCAACGGCTCGGCAATATCATTAGCACCTCGAGCGATTCTGTCTCGGTCTTCGATTCATTGCTTGATCTCACCCGTCAGGTCATCCCCGTCGAAGAGAGCATGATTTTCGAAGTCGGAAATTCCAGATCGCGTGTCAATCCGTTTCTTCAGATATGCACGGAATATATGATGAAAAGTTGTCAGCATTTGTTGGAGGAAGGAATTCTCGATTGGGTAATCGAACAGAAAAAGACGACTGTGGTTCCCGATTTAAATTCTTCGGTGGGGGAAATAGGCGAGCGGAATTTTGTCGTGGTGCCGCTCGTACTGAGGAGCGAAGCGATTGGAGTTTATGTGATTCATACCGAAAGAGTCAGCAAGGCTCTTTCCGAACACGATTTGGCACTTCTCGGCGTGCTCGCAAACCAGGCGGCGGTCGCCATAGAGAACCTCAGAAATGTTGAAAAACTCCGGAATGCAGCCGATGAATTGAAGAAATCACAATCGCAGATGGTTCACGCTGCAAAGCTTGCTTCGCTTGGCGAACTTGCCGGTGGCGTGGCACACGAGATAAATAATCCTCTCCAAATTCTGCTCGGCCATGTCGCCCTTCTTTCGCAAGGCAAGGATGTCGAGCACAGAATCGAAATCATACGAAACCAGGTCCAACGGATCGCACAGATTACCAGGCAGCTTGTTTCATTCTCACGAAGCGTTCCGGACGAGCTTGATCACGAGCCCCTGAACGTCAACTGGGCGATCGATGAAATAATCGCTTTGGTGGACTACCAATTCAAAAATCGCGGGATTGAGTTTGACTTGAGATATTCGGATGATCTTCCGCCGCTCGATTCCAATAAGAATTATCTGCAGCAGGGTTTTCTCAACTTACTCTTGAATGCCAAGGACGCGATGCCTAACGGCGGCAAGATGCTGATCTCTACGGAGTATCATGACGGAAAGATATTCATCCGTTTTTCAGATACCGGTGTCGGGATCAAGAAAGAAAACATGGCAAAGATATTCGAGCCTTTTTTCACGACAAAAGAACCTGGCAAAGGGACAGGATTGGGACTTTCGATAACGAGAGGAATCATAAGGAAACTCAGTGGAGAAATTAAAGTTGACAGCGTCGAAGGTCGTGGTACGACATTTACGATTTTCATACCTGTAAAGAAGAGTTTAGAGACAACCAACGGAGGAAATAGATAA
- a CDS encoding flagellar basal body L-ring protein FlgH, which yields MKTFFIVILFSEIAFAQVMQNPSNSLFADYKASKIGDAVTVIVMEQNSASKDASTNTSRQSTISGSGQATYGSKNLPSGSLQLGTDNEFKGSGSTSEAGTMQAVISARVVKVDEYGNLEITGSRFISVNGQDQIMKISGIIRPSDIQPDNTISSSYISDAKIIFEGSGSIDRAQSPGWLTKIFHWLF from the coding sequence ATGAAAACATTCTTTATAGTAATATTATTTTCGGAAATCGCGTTCGCTCAGGTGATGCAAAATCCGAGCAACTCACTGTTTGCGGACTATAAGGCGTCGAAAATCGGAGATGCGGTCACGGTCATCGTGATGGAACAGAATTCCGCCTCGAAGGATGCCTCGACCAACACGAGCAGACAAAGCACAATAAGTGGAAGCGGTCAGGCCACCTACGGGAGTAAGAATCTTCCTTCTGGCTCACTTCAACTCGGTACAGACAATGAATTCAAAGGGAGCGGCTCGACTAGCGAAGCCGGGACCATGCAAGCCGTCATCAGTGCGCGCGTAGTGAAAGTCGACGAGTACGGCAATCTCGAAATCACGGGAAGCAGGTTCATCTCCGTGAATGGTCAGGATCAGATCATGAAAATCAGCGGCATCATCCGTCCCTCGGATATTCAGCCGGACAATACAATTTCTTCATCATACATTTCCGACGCGAAAATAATCTTTGAAGGGTCCGGCTCTATCGACCGAGCGCAAAGTCCCGGCTGGCTGACCAAAATTTTCCACTGGCTTTTCTGA
- a CDS encoding HDOD domain-containing protein, which produces MENEILKEKVQNIIQLPALPAIAVEVASLIDNPNTSVSRITQVISADQVLTAKVLKIANSPFYGFQKKISTLDFAIMVLGFDSLKEILISVSLISAFKKKQDKYFDSREFWEHSLASAIAARTLARQLGYRISGESFVAGLLHDIGILVTHQYFYEDYKRIVEAVTDGKATFQDTEQEVLFATHGEIGAWLAERWNLPDQLIETIKFHHKPELAERNPQLTALIHFVDYLCHKLQIGMFSYERVETYNPQALKTLNLSESEVTQSFLDTFGSRLRQDLEKTFVGII; this is translated from the coding sequence ATGGAAAACGAGATACTAAAAGAGAAAGTTCAGAATATTATCCAGCTTCCCGCTCTCCCGGCGATTGCGGTGGAGGTGGCTTCGCTCATCGACAACCCGAACACGAGCGTCTCGAGGATCACGCAGGTAATTTCCGCTGATCAGGTATTGACAGCGAAGGTGCTTAAGATCGCGAATTCTCCATTCTATGGATTCCAGAAAAAAATATCGACACTCGATTTTGCCATCATGGTACTCGGCTTCGATTCTCTCAAGGAAATCCTCATCAGCGTCTCGTTGATAAGTGCATTCAAGAAAAAACAGGACAAGTATTTCGACTCGCGTGAATTTTGGGAGCACTCGCTAGCATCTGCCATTGCAGCACGTACTCTGGCGAGGCAATTGGGATACAGGATAAGCGGTGAGTCGTTTGTCGCGGGGCTTCTCCACGACATCGGCATCCTCGTCACCCACCAGTATTTCTACGAGGATTACAAGAGAATTGTCGAAGCGGTTACGGACGGGAAAGCAACGTTCCAGGATACGGAGCAGGAAGTGTTGTTTGCTACACATGGAGAGATAGGCGCATGGCTTGCCGAAAGATGGAATCTCCCCGACCAGCTTATCGAAACGATAAAATTTCATCACAAGCCCGAACTTGCGGAAAGAAATCCCCAGCTGACCGCACTGATCCATTTTGTCGATTACTTGTGTCATAAACTTCAGATCGGCATGTTCTCTTACGAAAGGGTTGAAACCTACAATCCTCAAGCTCTGAAAACTCTGAATTTGTCCGAGTCGGAGGTCACCCAATCTTTCCTGGATACATTCGGGTCGAGACTGCGTCAAGATCTGGAAAAAACTTTTGTCGGGATAATCTGA
- a CDS encoding flagellar basal body P-ring protein FlgI: protein MKKIFLILTVLTSLADATRIKDIAYVKGVNDYQVIGYGLVVGLNGTGDSQISTFTEQSVASMLKRFGITVTQSQIRMRNVAAVMVVSSIPAFASSGAAVDVTVSSMGDGTSLQGGTLLLTDLIGQDGKIYATAQGPLAVGGFDIRAAGTMVQRNFTTTGRIPNGGLVQQSPPIEFVDNWMLSLVLSQQDFTTANRVADAINQNTGSKIADAIDGATINVQVPQPYQSKDKLVQFIAQIESLQVVPDVMARVVINERTGTVVVGQNVTVLPVAISHGNLNIEIQAYPVISQPAPFSQGQTVVTQEATAAVNQEESSMVAINSAATVQDIASALNSLKVKPRDIIAIFQALKAAGALKAELVIL, encoded by the coding sequence ATGAAAAAGATTTTTCTTATCCTGACAGTGTTGACGTCTCTTGCCGATGCGACTCGTATAAAAGACATTGCATACGTCAAAGGCGTAAATGATTATCAGGTTATAGGTTACGGACTCGTAGTCGGGCTCAATGGGACCGGCGACTCGCAGATTTCAACCTTCACAGAGCAATCGGTCGCGAGCATGTTGAAAAGGTTCGGCATAACCGTGACTCAATCGCAGATACGGATGCGAAATGTCGCAGCAGTTATGGTGGTGTCGTCGATTCCAGCATTTGCAAGCAGCGGGGCTGCTGTCGATGTGACAGTCTCTTCGATGGGTGATGGGACCAGCTTGCAAGGTGGCACGCTCCTCCTCACGGATCTCATCGGGCAGGACGGCAAAATCTATGCGACAGCTCAAGGTCCGCTCGCAGTCGGCGGCTTCGACATTCGTGCCGCCGGCACGATGGTACAGAGGAATTTCACGACAACCGGAAGAATCCCTAACGGCGGACTTGTGCAGCAGTCTCCTCCGATCGAATTTGTTGATAACTGGATGCTGTCACTTGTTCTTTCTCAGCAAGACTTCACGACAGCCAACAGGGTGGCGGACGCCATCAATCAAAACACAGGATCCAAAATCGCCGATGCCATAGACGGTGCCACAATAAATGTCCAGGTACCGCAGCCTTACCAATCCAAAGACAAGCTGGTACAGTTTATCGCGCAAATCGAATCTCTGCAGGTGGTTCCGGATGTCATGGCACGCGTCGTCATCAACGAGAGAACCGGTACGGTTGTGGTCGGACAAAACGTTACCGTGCTCCCGGTAGCGATTTCGCACGGTAATTTGAATATAGAGATTCAGGCATATCCGGTCATTTCACAGCCTGCGCCGTTTTCGCAAGGACAGACTGTGGTAACTCAAGAAGCAACCGCTGCAGTGAATCAAGAAGAAAGCTCCATGGTCGCAATCAACAGCGCCGCTACCGTCCAGGACATTGCATCCGCATTGAATTCACTGAAGGTTAAGCCCCGTGACATCATCGCGATATTCCAGGCGCTGAAAGCGGCAGGTGCATTGAAGGCGGAACTAGTCATACTGTAA
- the flgA gene encoding flagellar basal body P-ring formation chaperone FlgA: MEYWSDQALGHSMDAGIDRGVSWRLRKKRLANMRKRSLSSPHVPFLIVAAIVTVFATVPVDLLAQSITGESVKSAVENYVRKSVPPSVDAVIEFKDLKQSYSSPQVNCSLVVSSANSVNMKGLVTFLIKAVSPQDNVVTIPVTVKIRTFQNVVVAAQTIQPHCVIEAEQVTVVKTESTEMSNPVTNLNQLKSKWTSRWIQSGKALTLDMFDDEPMVKRGDDVVIIVKTKNVVVREQGSAMQDGKLNDVISVINEYRDNLHAKVTGKGEVALVN; encoded by the coding sequence ATGGAATATTGGAGTGATCAAGCATTGGGTCATTCGATGGATGCCGGTATAGATCGAGGCGTTTCATGGCGCTTAAGAAAGAAAAGACTTGCCAACATGAGGAAGCGATCACTTAGTTCACCCCACGTCCCCTTTCTTATTGTAGCCGCAATCGTCACGGTATTTGCGACCGTCCCTGTGGATTTGCTCGCACAAAGCATCACCGGCGAATCAGTGAAGTCAGCCGTGGAAAACTACGTAAGAAAATCTGTACCGCCGTCGGTAGATGCAGTAATCGAATTCAAAGACTTGAAGCAGAGTTACTCATCGCCACAGGTAAACTGTAGCCTCGTTGTTTCCTCGGCAAATTCCGTCAACATGAAAGGGCTTGTCACTTTTTTGATAAAGGCCGTCTCCCCGCAGGATAATGTTGTGACAATCCCAGTAACGGTCAAGATCAGGACTTTTCAGAATGTTGTCGTGGCGGCTCAAACAATACAGCCGCATTGCGTGATTGAAGCGGAGCAAGTAACTGTAGTGAAGACGGAATCGACTGAAATGTCGAATCCCGTTACAAATCTAAATCAATTGAAGAGCAAATGGACCTCAAGATGGATACAAAGCGGAAAGGCGCTGACGCTCGATATGTTTGATGATGAACCGATGGTCAAGCGAGGAGACGACGTGGTGATCATCGTTAAGACCAAAAATGTCGTGGTGCGTGAACAGGGCAGCGCGATGCAGGATGGGAAGCTGAACGATGTAATAAGCGTCATAAATGAATACAGAGACAATCTTCACGCGAAAGTTACAGGCAAAGGCGAAGTCGCTTTGGTGAATTGA
- the flgG gene encoding flagellar basal-body rod protein FlgG, translating to MERALKTAASGMYAQQLNVDAIANNLANVNTTAFKDTRVEFQDLMYETLRATGVPDQQGGTPPAELQVGDGTVPSSTTRDFSQGGLTPTQNQLDFGIQGDGFFRIRMPDGTDSYTRDGSFKISSDGNLVTSNGYIVEPGLTIPQDTTGLAVGSDGTIQATLSGQTNPVTLGQLQLAKFVNPAGLHAVGSNLYQETVASGTPILGNAGSTGFGMIQQGYLESSNVSVVTEMVNMIQAERAYEINSKAIQTANNMMQQANNLKGQ from the coding sequence ATGGAACGAGCATTGAAAACGGCGGCAAGCGGAATGTACGCCCAGCAGCTTAACGTCGATGCGATAGCAAACAACCTGGCAAACGTAAATACGACCGCGTTCAAGGATACAAGAGTCGAATTTCAGGATTTGATGTACGAGACCTTGCGCGCTACCGGTGTACCCGATCAGCAAGGCGGCACGCCACCGGCTGAGCTTCAGGTTGGAGATGGGACTGTACCATCATCCACGACGAGAGATTTCAGCCAGGGAGGCCTAACGCCGACACAGAACCAGCTCGACTTCGGCATACAGGGCGACGGCTTTTTCAGAATCAGGATGCCCGACGGAACCGATTCGTATACCCGTGACGGCTCCTTCAAGATTTCCAGCGATGGAAATCTTGTGACCTCCAACGGTTATATCGTGGAGCCAGGACTTACGATTCCGCAAGACACGACAGGTCTGGCCGTCGGGAGCGACGGAACTATCCAGGCAACTCTTTCCGGTCAGACAAATCCCGTGACCCTCGGACAGCTTCAGCTTGCAAAGTTCGTAAACCCTGCGGGACTGCATGCTGTCGGAAGCAACTTGTATCAAGAAACTGTCGCATCCGGGACGCCAATTCTCGGCAATGCGGGTTCCACAGGCTTCGGCATGATTCAACAAGGTTATCTGGAATCGTCTAACGTCTCAGTAGTAACCGAGATGGTCAACATGATTCAAGCCGAAAGAGCTTATGAGATAAACTCAAAGGCAATTCAAACCGCAAACAACATGATGCAGCAGGCAAATAATCTCAAGGGACAATAA